One genomic region from Myxococcota bacterium encodes:
- a CDS encoding UGSC family (seleno)protein gives MTRLVLDPTHEQEAAHRERLPRLDSLSGRKVGLLDISKARGNLFLDRIEERLREHGADVARYSKPTFTKPAPPDLRQEIAVQCDAVVEALADUGSCTSCSVHDTVDLEARGVPSVFIATTEFVDAAEVQAKALGADPAAVFVEHPIQDRTDAEMSQIADKAVEAILENLVASA, from the coding sequence ATGACCCGACTCGTCCTCGACCCCACCCACGAGCAGGAAGCCGCCCACCGCGAGCGCCTGCCGCGGCTCGACAGCCTTTCGGGTCGCAAAGTGGGTCTGCTGGACATCTCGAAGGCGCGGGGAAACCTCTTCCTCGATCGCATCGAAGAGCGCCTGCGCGAGCACGGCGCCGACGTCGCCCGCTACTCGAAGCCCACCTTCACGAAGCCCGCCCCGCCCGACCTGCGCCAGGAGATCGCGGTGCAATGCGACGCGGTCGTCGAGGCGCTGGCCGATTGAGGCAGCTGCACGTCGTGCAGTGTGCACGACACGGTGGATCTCGAGGCCCGCGGTGTACCGAGTGTCTTCATCGCCACGACCGAGTTCGTGGACGCAGCGGAAGTGCAGGCAAAGGCGCTGGGTGCCGACCCGGCGGCGGTGTTCGTCGAGCATCCGATCCAGGACCGCACCGACGCCGAGATGAGCCAGATCGCCGACAAGGCGGTGGAGGCGATTCTCGAGAACCTGGTCGCGTCGGCCTGA
- a CDS encoding thioredoxin family protein, whose protein sequence is MSETAIPTLPSGLVAVVKRACPTCETVAPVLRELAEQTALTVYTQDDLGFPEGVSPVDDTGLGVSYHHQIETVPTLIRVENGAEVDRAIGWHRGDWEKLTGIGGLGEGLPEWRPGCGSRSVDPDVAPDLAVRFEGHKLASRRIELASMEDEFEAAYARGWSDGLPVVPPTEKRVLAMLAGTTRPADEVVATVPPNLVPVTVEKVAINAVMAGCLPEYLPVVIAAVEAVCTDEFNIHGVLATTMPVGPVVVVNGPIRRRIGMNSDKNVFGQGNRANSTIGRALQLVIRNVGGGRPGEVDRAAHGNPGKLGFCFAEDEEGSPWTPLSTDFGADEGTDTVTLYTGEGPRCIVDQLSREPESLARTLAVNLRSLHHPKLVLAFDCLLAIGPEHSRIFREAGWSKQDLLGRLNELLLIPGAELVQGAGGIAEGLPESVADKTLPKFRPGGLLIVHCGGGAGLFSAMIGGWASGAVGSVPVMREIRS, encoded by the coding sequence ATGTCCGAGACCGCCATCCCCACGCTTCCGTCCGGCCTCGTCGCCGTGGTGAAGCGGGCCTGCCCCACCTGCGAGACCGTCGCCCCGGTGTTGCGCGAGCTCGCCGAGCAGACCGCGCTCACCGTCTACACCCAGGACGACCTCGGCTTCCCGGAAGGTGTGTCGCCCGTCGACGACACAGGCCTCGGCGTTTCCTACCACCATCAGATCGAAACCGTGCCGACGCTGATCCGCGTCGAGAACGGAGCCGAGGTCGATCGGGCCATCGGCTGGCACCGCGGCGACTGGGAGAAGCTCACTGGCATCGGCGGGCTCGGAGAAGGCTTGCCCGAGTGGCGCCCGGGCTGTGGCTCCCGCAGCGTTGATCCGGACGTCGCGCCGGACCTGGCGGTGCGCTTCGAGGGACACAAGCTGGCGTCGCGCCGCATCGAGCTCGCCAGCATGGAAGACGAGTTCGAGGCCGCCTACGCCCGCGGCTGGAGCGACGGACTGCCGGTGGTACCGCCCACCGAGAAGCGGGTGCTGGCCATGCTCGCGGGCACCACCCGGCCCGCAGACGAAGTGGTCGCGACGGTACCGCCGAACCTCGTGCCGGTGACCGTCGAGAAGGTCGCCATCAACGCGGTGATGGCCGGCTGCCTGCCCGAGTACCTGCCGGTGGTGATCGCCGCCGTCGAGGCCGTCTGCACGGACGAGTTCAACATCCACGGTGTGCTCGCCACCACCATGCCCGTCGGACCGGTCGTGGTGGTGAACGGACCGATCCGACGCCGGATCGGGATGAACAGCGACAAGAACGTCTTTGGTCAGGGCAACCGCGCGAATTCCACGATCGGGCGCGCGCTACAACTCGTGATCCGCAACGTGGGCGGAGGTCGCCCCGGCGAGGTCGACCGCGCTGCCCACGGCAACCCGGGGAAGCTCGGCTTCTGCTTTGCGGAAGACGAAGAAGGGTCGCCGTGGACCCCGCTGTCGACGGACTTCGGCGCCGACGAAGGCACCGACACGGTCACGCTCTACACGGGCGAAGGACCGCGCTGCATCGTGGACCAGCTCTCGCGCGAACCCGAATCCCTGGCGCGCACCCTCGCCGTCAACCTGCGCTCGCTCCACCACCCGAAGCTCGTGCTCGCCTTCGACTGCCTGCTCGCGATCGGACCGGAGCACTCGCGGATCTTCCGGGAAGCGGGCTGGAGCAAGCAGGACTTGCTCGGTCGTTTGAACGAGCTGCTCCTGATCCCCGGCGCCGAGCTCGTGCAAGGCGCCGGCGGTATCGCCGAGGGCCTGCCCGAGAGCGTCGCCGACAAGACCCTGCCGAAGTTTCGCCCCGGAGGGCTGCTGATCGTGCACTGCGGTGGCGGCGCCGGACTCTTCTCTGCCATGATTGGTGGCTGGGCCTCGGGCGCCGTCGGAAGCGTGCCCGTGATGCGGGAGATTCGATCATGA